A region of bacterium DNA encodes the following proteins:
- a CDS encoding VOC family protein — protein MALLSINHTSFTVADAGALAEWYCDRLGFEVAVDARRPQDYTEKVTGIPGAELRNIYIKGGGYHIELVEYTKAKGVRIDTATNNPGSAHIAYNVDDMQGMYERLSARGVKFISPPIEIPDGPNAGGRVVYLEDPEGNTLEFIERPAG, from the coding sequence ATGGCTCTTCTCAGCATCAACCACACCAGTTTCACGGTCGCCGACGCCGGGGCGCTGGCCGAGTGGTACTGCGACCGGCTGGGATTCGAGGTGGCCGTGGATGCGCGCCGCCCGCAGGATTACACCGAAAAAGTTACCGGGATCCCTGGCGCGGAACTCCGGAACATCTACATTAAAGGGGGCGGCTATCATATCGAGCTGGTCGAGTACACGAAGGCGAAGGGGGTGCGGATCGACACGGCGACGAACAATCCTGGCAGCGCCCATATCGCCTACAACGTGGACGATATGCAGGGGATGTACGAGCGGCTCAGCGCCCGCGGGGTGAAGTTCATCTCGCCCCCCATCGAGATTCCCGACGGCCCGAACGCCGGGGGGCGGGTGGTCTACCTGGAGGACCCGGAGGGCAACACGCTGGAGTTCATTGAGCGGCCCGCGGGGTAG